Proteins from one Mercurialis annua linkage group LG7, ddMerAnnu1.2, whole genome shotgun sequence genomic window:
- the LOC126656824 gene encoding putative disease resistance protein RGA3: MADALVSAILQQLAQIIDRELRQEVKLVVGVDTEIQNLSSLFKAIQAVLEDAERRQMKEIAIKNWLIKLKDLAYQMDDVLDEWSTAILKSQIHATQPSKKKMVCSLFPSPAFCFSLNQVVLRHDIAVKIKQIRERIDAVSKETVFYNFRQDKEQRVGDMVEPGRLSTSFIDVARVCGRDEDKKIVVSKLLSESDQGPGIRIHVVSIVGMGGIGKTTLAQLAYNDDDVKVHFKKRIWVSVSETFDQIRIAKAVLESLTGFTPNLAELQSLLQNISKLIRKKKFLLVLDDVWTQDDKEWEPLKLSLKCGAPGSRILVTTRKGTVAKKMESNYLLNLGKLSVDECWALFSQVAFNGRSRDECDELTEMGKKIANKCKGLPFAAKTLGDLMQLKRSKEEWKNVLASELWELEEIERGLFPPLLLSYYDLPATVRRCFLYCSIFPKGYKMEKDALVNLWMAHGYLGGDEMELHGKGYFENLVMHSFFEDVKEIEKVTEFKMRKFLTRFKMNDVIHDCVQFLTNNECFIYEKARHLTVTVPVDSPFPIFVCKVKNLRSLSVKMKNASTFAVSPDFFQHLTCLRSLDLSESSIKEIPSDVGKQIHLRYLDLSHNASLEELPERVCNLINLQCLNLTSCSALRRLPQGMEKLSRLRHLQMIGSALTFMPKGMQRLSSLQTLSYFIMRSGEEVMEAANLGELKRLNQLQGNLLIRHLRNVADVREALNVELKNKKNLSGLFLDLTRDEIGLQVNDDDLFEALQAP, from the coding sequence ATGGCGGATGCACTTGTTTCCGCAATATTACAGCAACTAGCCCAGATCATCGATAGGGAGCTACGCCAAGAAGTGAAACTAGTAGTGGGTGTGGACACAGAAATCCAAAATCTGTCGAGTCTTTTTAAGGCAATCCAAGCTGTTCTTGAAGATGCAGAGAGAAGACAAATGAAGGAGATAGCCATCAAGAATTGGCTCATCAAGCTCAAAGATTTAGCCTATCAAATGGACGATGTGCTGGATGAGTGGAGCACTGCAATTCTCAAGTCTCAAATACATGCAACTCAACCTTCCAAGAAAAAGATGGTATGTTCTTTGTTTCCCTCCCCGGCGTTTTGTTTTAGTCTTAATCAAGTCGTTTTACGCCACGATATTGCTGTTAAGATCAAACAAATTCGTGAGAGAATTGATGCAGTTTCTAAAGAGACGGTGTTCTATAATTTTAGGCAGGATAAAGAACAGAGAGTTGGGGATATGGTAGAACCTGGTAGGCTTAGTACCTCTTTTATTGATGTAGCTAGAGTTTGTGGTAGAGATGAAGATAAGAAAATTGTAGTTAGCAAATTGTTATCTGAAAGTGATCAAGGACCGGGAATCCGAATCCATGTCGTTTCGATTGTCGGGATGGGAGGAATTGGGAAGACTACTCTAGCACAATTAGCTTACAATGATGATGATGTTAAGGTTCATTTTAAGAAGAGAATTTGGGTTTCTGTCTCGGAAACTTTCGATCAAATAAGGATTGCGAAAGCTGTTCTTGAATCGCTTACCGGGTTTACTCCGAATTTAGCTGAATTGCAGTCGCTGTTACAGAACATTTCTAAATTGATTAGGAAAAAGAAGTTCCTTCTTGTGCTTGATGATGTGTGGACTCAAGATGATAAGGAGTGGGAACCGCTTAAATTGTCTCTCAAATGTGGTGCCCCTGGAAGTAGAATTTTGGTGACAACTCGGAAGGGAACTGTAGCCAAGAAGATGGAATCCAACTACCTGCTTAACTTGGGAAAACTCTCTGTAGATGAATGTTGGGCGTTGTTTAGTCAGGTGGCGTTTAACGGGAGGAGTAGGGATGAGTGCGACGAGTTGACCGAAATGGGTAAGAAAATTGCAAACAAATGCAAGGGCTTGCCTTTTGCAGCAAAAACTCTGGGAGATCTTATGCAGTTGAAAAGAAGTAAAGAAGAATGGAAAAATGTTTTAGCGAGTGAATTATGGGAGCTAGAGGAGATAGAACGCGGTTTATTTCCTCCTTTGCTCTTGAGCTACTACGATTTACCTGCTACAGTACGGAGATGTTTCTTATATTGTTCTATATTCCCTAAAGGCTACAAGATGGAGAAGGATGCATTGGTTAATTTGTGGATGGCTCATGGTTATCTAGGCGGAGATGAGATGGAGTTACATGGCAAAGGTTATTTTGAGAACTTGGTAATGCATTCTTTCTTCGAAGATGTCAAAGAAATCGAAAAAGTTACAGAATTTAAGATGAGAAAGTTTCTCACAAGATTTAAAATGAACGATGTTATTCATGATTGTGTACAATTTCTAACAAATAATGaatgttttatatatgaaaaagcTCGTCATTTAACAGTGACGGTTCCAGTAGATTCCCCATTTCCAATATTTGTTTGTAAAGTGAAAAATCTGCGCAGTCTCTCAGTTAAGATGAAGAATGCTTCAACTTTTGCAGTATCACCAGATTTCTTCCAGCACTTGACTTGTCTAAGATCATTGGATTTGAGCGAATCTTCAATTAAAGAAATTCCAAGCGATGTTGGGAAACAAATACATTTGAGGTACCTCGATTTGTCTCACAATGCTTCTTTGGAGGAGTTGCCTGAAAGAGTATGTAATTTAATCAACTTGCAATGCTTGAATCTCACTTCATGTAGTGCTTTGAGACGATTACCACAAGGAATGGAAAAACTTTCCAGACTTAGACATCTGCAAATGATTGGCTCAGCATTAACTTTCATGCCAAAAGGAATGCAAAGATTAAGCTCCCTTCAAACGTTATCTTATTTCATTATGCGTAGTGGCGAGGAAGTAATGGAAGCTGCAAATCTTGGAGAACTGAAAAGGCTAAACCAGCTACAGGGGAATCTGTTAATAAGGCATCTCAGAAATGTAGCAGATGTAAGGGAAGCTCTGAATGTAGAACTCAAGAATAAGAAAAATTTAAGTGGCTTGTTTTTGGACTTGACTCGGGATGAGATAGGGCTGCAAGTGAACGATGATGATCTATTTGAAGCATTACAGGCACCTTAA